From the Actinopolymorpha singaporensis genome, the window AGCCCGTTGAGAACTCTGTGCAGCTTGTCGAAGAACGTCATGGCCATGATCAGCGCGGTTGCGGTGACGAGATACCTGCGCGGTGCGGCGTTGACGAAGATCCGGAGGTACGGCGTGATCAGGTAGAGGCCGACGATCACGAAGAGGAAGTACAGGTGGTAGTACGGCCGGCCGAGGAGCAGGAGCTTGGAGAAGTCCGTCCAGACCAGGTCCACGTCGGTCATCCAGCGTCCGAACCAGATGTAGAAGACCGACCAGGCGACGAGCGGGATCGCGAGCCTGGAGGCACGGCGGGCATAGAAGTCCCGCAGCGACTGGTTACGGCCGGCCTGCAGGAGCACGGCGCCCGAGGCCATCACGAAGAGCGGAACACTGAACCGGCTGGTGGCGGCGACGAGGTTGCCGAAGTGCCACTCGCGGTCGGAGACCTTCCCCCACTCCCACACCAGGTGGGTGCAGACGTGGCCGGACACCACCGCGATCGCGGCTGCGACGCGTACCCACGAAAGCCAGGGAACGTAGCGGCGGGCAGGGCGGTCCGTCGTCGTCGACTCCGGCGCGGCCACGGCTTCGGCCGACGCTGCGACAGATGACGACATCAGGTGCCCCCTCGAGGTGATGCGGCCGAGGCAGGACACTGCTCACTGCGTCGCCGGCTCGCGAACATATACCGCGAGCCGGCGTACGATCCTGCGTCGACTGCCGGAAAGTCGCCAAAGGTTACCAACGGAGACTCGTCGGTGGCGACCTGTGCGGTCCCCCGTCCCTCCGGCAGCGTCTCGGCGGGTACGCTCGATCCCGGTCAGGACCAGTAGACGACGACCTTGTCGCCGACCCGGGCTTCACCGAACAGCTGCGCGAGCGCGTTCCAGTTGCGGACGTTCACGCACCCGTGCGAGCAGCCGTTGTAGCCGCGTGCGGCGAAGTCGGAGGAGTAGTGCACCGCCTCGTCGCCGCTGAAGAACATCGAGAACGGCATGCTGCTGTCGTACATGTTGGAGTAGCCGTGCCGCACCTTCGCCCGGATGTGGAACAGGCCCTCCCTGGTCGGTGACGAGGGGCAGCCGAACCGTACGTCCATCGTCAACCGGACGTTGCCGTCCACGACCCAGCGCAGACTGCGGGTGGACTTGTCGATGCAGACCGTACGTCCGGTCGTGCAGCGCGGGTCGAGGGGAGCGGAGTGCGGCTTGGGCTTCGGCGGATACAGCTCGTCGTGGGTCGGGGTCCGGCTGACCTCACGCAGGCTGCGCCAGGTGGCGCTGTCGACGTAGCCGAGGGGTTCGAGGCCGTGCTTGCCCTGGTAGCCGTAGACGGCCTGGCGGGTGGAAGTGCCGAAGTAGCCGTCGACCCACTCGGTGGACAGCCAGTCGAGCTGGTGCAGGCGGGCCTCGAGTTCGCGTACCTGGTCGGTGCGGGCACCGACGCTCATCAGCGCCTCGGGCTTGGGCTTGGTCGTCGGCTTCGGGGACGGCTTCTCCGTCGCGGTGGGGGTCGGCGTCGCTGTCGGTGTCCGGCTCGGCTTGGGCGTCGGCGTTGGGCGGGTGGCGCGTGGGGTGGCGGTCGGCTCGGCCGGGGCCTTCTCGGCGGCCGACGGCGTGGGTGACGGACGTGGCAGTCCAGCGACCGGACGGTGCGCCCGTGCGGAGGAGTCCGTGGTGGCCGGCGTCTTGTGTGCGAACGGTGGGAGGCCGGCGCCGTACGCGACGCCGCCGAGCGCGGCGACCGCGAGAACGACGGCGGCGAGCACCGCTGCGAAACGACGATGGCGCATCGGACCCCCAGGGCTCCCGGACGACTGCACTGCACGGCGACAACATCCAAGGATGTCGTGGAGATCAGGAAGGTTGCACGCCCTGGCCTCGAGAGCGGTCACGATCTGGTCACGCAGCAGTGAAGTTGGCCAAGACCGGCCGCCCTCGTTCCGGGTTCGGGTTCGGGTTCGGTTCGGGCCAGGAAGTGCTCAGCAGGAGCGGGCAATTCGGTTGACGTCCAGGGTCGCCGGTTGCTGCGCTGCCGGCCCGGCCGCGTTGGGCCAGGGACTCCACGGCTGGGAGGTGCCCGACTGCACGGTCACGTTGACCCACTCCGGCTATTCGTCGGCCGGCAGCACCGCCGGTGACTTCCGCGGGCTGACGCCGCTGGTCGTGATGGACGCACTCAAACAGGCGCGAACCGTCGTGGCCGGAACCGGTGCACCGGTTCCGGCTGGAGATTCCGGCCGACACGCTGGGATCGCTCCTGCCCGTCTTCTCCCAGCTGAGTGCGGTACCCGAAGCGCCGTCGACACGTGGATCTGGCTGCGTGCTGGAGGGACGGATCCGGGCGGCCGCGGTGCACGACCTGCAACAACGGTTGCCGGGCATGACACGCGGCGAGGGCGTACTGGAGTTCGCGTTCGACAGTTACGAACCGGTCCGCGGCCCGGTTCCCTCCCGGCCCCGGACCGACCACAACCCGCTAAACCGCAAGGCGTACCTCCTTCACGTCGTACGACGGGCGTGACTCGGCACCAGCCCTGCTCAGGCGAGGATGCCCACTCCTCCCCACCGCGTCGGGACGCCGACGTGCGGGATCCGGCCGGACGTGCCGGTGATCCAGGACAGGCGGGGCTTGTTGCGAAGGAATGAGAGGTACGCGGGGTCGAGGCGGAACAGCGAGTGGCCGTCGGGTGAGACTCTGGACGCAGGGGGTGGTTTCGATGCCGAAGTTTCTCGTTCAGGCGACCTACACGACCAAGGGTTCGGAGGGCCTGGTCAAAGAGGGCGGAACCGGGCGACGGGACGCGGTCGAGCAGGTGACCAAACAGTTGGGCGGCAAGGTCGAGTCCACGTACTTCGCGTTCGGCGACGTCGATCTCTACAGCATCCTGGACTTCCCGGACAACGTGTCGATGGCGGCGGTGGCGCTCGCGGTCAAGGCGAGTGGGGCGATCCAGACGAAGGCGACCGTTCTGCTGACACCGGAGGAGATCGACGCCGCCGCGAAGAAGTCGGTGGAGTTCCGTCCACCCGGCGCCTGACGGCACCCCACAGAAGAGTCCTCGGAAGATCTGGACACCGGGTCGTCACCGTTCTGTGGTGGGGCGTGCCTTCTCCGGCTTCTCCTTTGCCGACAGTTGTCACTTGCCGGCGGGTCTCCCTTGTCGACCATGAGTTGGCGAAAGCTATGCCAAGTCGATCTTGTCGGCGGTGATCACCGAGCCTAACGTCACGGTTGGGCGTCCACCTTGTTCGGTCCTTCCCCGTACCCGTCTTCCGCGCGGGCCGACGCGTGTGCGGACACGGTGATCACACTCCTGGGAGCTGCCATGTCCGTGGATGTCGCTGCGATCGTGTCCGTACTGGAGGCCATTGGGGCAGCCTGGCAGGCAGGTGAGACCAGCCAGACCATCCTCAGCGATCACGCCCAGAGAGTTCGGCTGGGTTGCGTACCGGAGCCTGGCCAACCCTCGGCCCAGGAGCGCGAGCGCATCTCGCAGATAAGGCTGGGCAGGCACATGCGTGCGCTTGCCGCGCAGACGGCCCCCGGAGCCGTCGACTGGCGCAACCACGACGGCGGAAACTATGTCACTCCGATCAAGGACCAGGGCAACTGCGGCTCGTGTGTCGCGTTCGGTGTCAGCGCGGCGGTCGACGCGAACATGCGCATCACCCGGGGGCTACCGCTGTCGCACCCCGAGGCGGGAATCCTTCAGGACATCTCGGAGGCTCAGCTCTACTTCCGCAACGGACGCACCTGCGCCGACGGCTGGGACGTGCCACCGGCCATGTCGTACTGCCAGGGCATCGGTGTGGTGCCCGAGAGCTCCTACCCGTACACCGGAAAGGACCAGACTGCCTATCTGCCGAACGACTATGCGCAGGTCATCACCCGCATCTCACAGGTGCGGACGCTGACTGACCACGCCGACATGAAGTCGTGGCTGGAACAGCACGGACCACTCGTCACCTACTTCACGGTCTACGAGGACTTCCAGGCCTACCGGGGCGGCATCTACACCCACGAACACGGTGACTACCAGGGCCTGCACTGTGTCTGTGTCATCGGGTACGACGACAGCCGCGGGGCCTGGTTGTGCAAGAACCAGTGGGGCACCGGGTGGGGTGAGTCGGGGTACTTCTGGATCCAGTACGGCCAGTGTGGGATCGATGCCACGATGTGGGCGGTCGACGGGTTCGACGTCCTCTACTCCGCCAAGCCGTCCGCCGCCACGACACTCACCGGGTTCGCTGTCCACGGCAGCGCGTCCCGCCTGTACTACCTCGGCGAGGAGCAGCACGTGCACGAACTCGGCTGGAACACCGGCTGGTACCAGTCGGACGTCACGACCCGGGCGACCGGCGCGCCAAGAGTGGGCCGCGCGCCGATGACCGGCTTCGCCGTGGATGGGAACGATTCCCGGGTCTACTACCTCACCGACGACGGCAGCGTGCATGAGTTGTGGTGGTCCGGCGACAACTACTGGGACAACGGCTGGCACGCGACCAACCTCACGGCGGTCACCGGAGCCGACCGAGCCCGCCCCGGCAGCGGGATGTGCAGCTTCGGCATCGGTGGTACGGCCTCGCGGGTCTACTACATCAGCGCGGACGGCCACATCCACGAACTGTCGTGGAGCGGCAACTGGTACCACGGCGACGTCTCGGCGCTCACCGGTGCGCCGCCCGCGGTGACGGGGAGCGGCCTCACCGGCTTCGCCATCAACGGCAGCTCGCCGTGCGTCTACTACATCGGCGAGGAAGGCCACGTTCACGAACTCTCCTGGAGCGGACAGACCTGGCGGCACCTCGACGTCTCGGCCCTCACCGGCGCCCCGTTCGCCACCGCGGCCAGCGGCATCGCCTCGGTCGCGTACAACGGTGACTCGCCGCGGGTCTACTACATCAGCGCCGACGGCCACGTGCGGGAGCTCTCGTGGAGCAACGGTTGGTACGCAGGCGACGTGACCGGCGCGACCGGCGCCGGACCTGCCGCTGTCGGTACCGCCGTGACTGCCTTCGGTCACGCCGGCAGCAACATCTGGATCTACTACCTCGCCGAGGGAGGCAACGTGAACGAACTCGGCTGGCAGGGAAACTGGTTCCACAACGATCTCACGGCCATCACCCAGAGTCCGCCGGCCGCACCGGTCAGCGCTCTGCAGGCATTCGGCCGCGACGGCACGAATCCCCGTGTGTACTACCAGACCTGGGACGGCCATCTGCACGAACTCTTCTGGGAGAGCCACTGGGGCCAGGCAGACCTGACCGGCATGCCGACCGGGTGAGCGGCGACGGCGCCGGTCACGGCTCGGCGGGGGCGACCAGGGCGTCGGGGAGGCCTGCCCGGCGAAGGGACTCGGCGACGAACCCGTCCGCCTTCAGCTCCTCGACGAGTTCTCGGAGGAAGCGGACCGTCTCCGGGGCCCGGTCCCTGGTCGTTCCCACTGCCTGCCGGATCTGCATGAAGCGTTCGTCGATCAACCGGAACTCCGGGTGCGCGACGACGAACTCGGACAGCGGCTGCCTGATGCCGGCGCCGGCGTCCAGCCCATGCTCGCGAAACACCTCGACTCCCTCGTCGCCTCGTACGACCTCCGCATGCCGGAGCGTGCGGGAAAGGTAGAGGTCGTAGGCGGAGCCGCGTTTCACGCCGATCCGCACACCCGGTCGGTCGACGTCCGCGACGCTTGACAGGGGCGAGTCGCGGGGTACGACGAACACGCCCTCGATCACGACGTACGGCCCGGTGAACGCGACCTCGGCCTCCCGTGCGGGTTCGATGGCCAGGAAGCAGAGGTCGGCGTCGCCTGCCGCCATCGCGCCGTACGACGTGCGCGCCGCGTCGAAGCAGAGCAGTCGTACGGGCAGCTCCAGCCGGGTCGCGACCTCGTGCGCGATGTCGACCGTGACGCCGCTGGGATTCGCCGGCGTCCCCTGCGCCAGTACGGGATTGCCGAGGTTGATCGAGGCCCGCAGGGCACCCGTGGGGGCGAGGTCCTTGGAGATCGCAGCAGTGCCTGCCGTCATGCGGGGAGCGTATCGAACGGTCCTGCGGGTGTGGTGGTCAGCGGCGCGTCGCGCCTCGCTCGAATGCGTAGCATGCTGCGGTGCCCACTGTTCGCCGCCCGTTCCCCCTGCTGGATCTGGTGCCATCGGTGCTGCGCGAAGTGATCCTCGACTTCCACTGGGAACCCGAACGCCTGTGGCGGTCGGAGTTGCAGCCTGTCATGGTGCCGACAGCCGAGATCGAGTGGCACCTGCGGTTGCCGTTGTGGGCGTACGACGGACAGCCGTTCGCCGTCAGTCCGCTGGAGGTCGCGGCGGATCCGGAGCGGTATCACGAGCAGTACGCCCGGACGATGGTGGCAGATCTGGGATGTCCGCTGCACTTCCTCGACCGGCCAGGTGGTCTCACCGTTCTGGATGGCGCGCACCGGCTTCTGAAGGCATCCCTGTCGGGCCATGAACACGTGATGGTGAAGAAGGTGCCGATGGATCTGCTGGACGAGATCGTCGTACGCTGACGAACTCATGGCGCACATGAATGCGGGAGTCGACAAGCCGAGACCAGAGGACCTGCCTGGATACACGACAGCCGTGACCTTGAGCAGCAGCGGCCGGATCGCTTTTCTGAACAGTGACTGTGATCCGGAGTTTCCGTGGTGGTTCCGTCTCCTGGTGGAGCATCCGGCCGGCTGGACCGTTCCGCTTCCGCCGGAGCTTCGGTTGGCGGGCCCGCCGGCCTGGTCGGAGGACGGGAGTGTCCTGTCGGTCGGGGCGTTTCGCGGTATTCGGCGCGGAGTCGTCGTGCTTGAGCCGGACTCCGGCAGCTGGTGGTGGGCGACACCTGATGATCAAGCTTCGTATGTCGGCGTTGTGCCTGCGCCAGGTGGCCGGTACGTGGAAGCTGTCCGGGTGGGGCTGGACGGGGTACGGAACCACGTACGCGTCGACCGAGAGGGTGGCGCGCTTAGCCAGTTGGACTCTTCGGATGTGGAGCGCCTCCTCGATGTCCGGGTGAGCTGTCGGCTGGTGCGCTGGGAAGTGCCGGCGGGAACTTTGGAGGGTGTGCTCATGACGCCTGCCTCAGGGGGTGGGCGGACGTTGCCGCTGGTGGTGGACCTGCACGGTGGACCGATCGGCGCGTTCCAGGCAGGCGATGTCGGCAACATGGCGGGCTGGTGTGCTCGCGGATTCGCTGCGTTTCGGCCGGAGTTTCGCTCGAGCGGCATCCTGGGGCCGGACGCGATGTGGCAGGCCTTCCGAGGTGCGGGTCTGCCCTGCAGCGATCTGGAGGTGGAGGAGGTGCTCGCCGGCGTGGCGGCCGTCGCTGACACCGGCCTCCTCGACACGGATCGGATGTTCGCCATCGGGCACAGCTACGGTGCGTACCTTCTCAACCGAATCGTTACGACCGACCATCCCTTCCGCGCGGCGGTGTGCTGGGAAGGGATCGCCGACCTCCGGCTCCTGGACGCTGCCAGCCTGCGAACGCAGTCCAGGTGGCGGGGCGGGACGCCGGCCGATCGGCCCGACGTCTGGGCCGCAGCGTCCCCGGTGGAGCGTGCCGCTCAGGTCAGGGTGCCGATGCTGCTGATCTACGGCGAACACGGTCTTGCTGTGCCTCACGGTGAGAATTGGCTGACCGCCCTTCGCCGCCACGGTGTTCGGAGCGAGTACGTCGTCTACGCCAACGAAGGACACGTCATGACCGATCCACGCAACGAGGCGGACCTCCTCGACCGCGCGCGGACGTGGTTCCTGTCCGTGCTCTGACAAGTCGCGCAGTTCCCCTTTGTGCAAAGGGAAGTCCCGCTCTGTGGAGAACGAATCCTTGTCGGTGGTGGCCGGTAGGGTTCGAACATGTCTTCGAGGTTCCAGGTGTCTTCCGGTGTTGGGGGTGGCGGTAGGCCGCCGCATCCGTTGCTGGCTGCCCTGGAGTTGCTGGCCGCTGCCAACGACGTGGTGTTGTCGACGTCGGTGGTGTCGTTGACGGCCGAGCAGGCCGGTCAGGCGCTGGAGGTACTGGGTAGGGAGGTCGCCCGGCTGCAGGCGGCCCAGCTGAAGGTCGTCCGTCAGGCGGAGGCCTGTGACGTCGGCAGGCTGACGGGTGCGCCGAACGCGGCGGTGTATTTGCGGACGGCCCTGCGGATGAGCAAGCACGAGTCCTCTGCCACCGTCGGCCTCGCGCGCGACCTGGACAGGGAGGTGCCGTCGACCGGGGAGGCGTTGGGTCGGGGTGCGGTGTCGGTGCGGCAGGCGCAGGTCATCGCCGATGCGGTCAAGAAGCTCCCCGACTACGTGGGTCCGGAGGAACGGGTCGAGGCGGAGGGGTTCCTGATCGAGGCGGCCCGGTTCCACAATCCTGATGAGCTGCGGGTGCTGGGTACGAAGCTGCTGGAGCGGATCGCGCCGGAGGAGTACTACCGGCAGCTGGGCGAGGAACTGGCCAGGAAGGACCGCACAGCCGAACAGAAACGGTCCCTGCGCTACTCCCCGAACGGGGTTGCGCAGTCGGAGTCGGTGCACATCAGCCTGCCGGCGTGGGAGATGGAACTGCTCCGCAAACTCATCGAACCCCTCGCCGAACCCGTCAAGGGGGCAGACCCGGACCACCGGCCGATCGACCAACGCCGCGGCGACGCGTTCGCGGAGTTGTTGAGCCTGCTGGCAGCTGCGGCGCAGGCGCCTGTCCGTGGCGGCAGACCACCGCAGGTCGCGGTCACCATCCCACTCGAGGCGCTCCTGAAGGGCACGGGTGCGGGGACGGTCGACGACACCGCCACCGTGATCCGTCCCAGGCCCTGCACCTGCCCCTGCACCGACCCCAAGTACGCCAAACAGAGCACCAAGAAGCCCGCCGAGGCCGGAGAGCCGACATCAACGGAAGCCGGAGGTCAGGAGGAAGAGCAAGCAGATCAGGAGAAACGGCGACCACCCGGCACCGACGCGCCCGCGGACGGGATACCACCACCGCGAGAACGCGGCCACCGCTCACAACCACACAGCGAACCGGAAGCCAGCACCGGAGCGGATCCAGAGACCGGACCGGATCCGGAGGATGACGCCGCCCCGGAGGGTGTGGCGGGGCCGGGGACTGCCGTCGACCCGCATGACGGGTGCCCGACGTGTGGAGGTGGCGGGTCAGCCCGCTACCTCGGCGCCGACGGCAAACCCATCTCGGTCGCCACCGTGCGCCGACTCGCCTGCGAGGCCGACCTCATCCCCGTCGTACTCGGCGGGGACGGGCAGGTGCTTGACCTCGGCCGCTCCGACCGGTTCTTCAAAGAACACCAACGCCGTGCACTGGCCATCCGCGACGGACACCACTGCAACTTCCCCGGCTGCCAGATCCCCGAACCACGCTGCATCACCCACCACATGACCGCCTGGGACCACGGCGGCCCGACAGACCTCGCCAACGGCGTACTGCTCTGCCGCCACCACCACGTCACCGTCCACCACAAAGGCTGGCAAGTCCGCATGGGCACCCACGGCCACCCCGAATACACACCCCCGGAATGGTCCGATCCGAAGCGACGCGTCCTTCGCTCCTGACCGCCGACCGAGAAGACGCCGACTCTCGCCGGAGACCTCAGGAATGGTCGCCGGCCGTGGTGCCTTCGGTGACGTTGGCCAGCATCCGAGCGAGCACGCCTCGTACGACCTCGAGTTCACGATCGTCGAGGCCGGCTCGAAGCCGACGGTCGTGCGCGACGGCCACATCACGGAGCCGGCGGAACGCGGCCTCGCCCTCGTCGGTGAGCTCGACCAGGTGAACCCGCCGATTGGCGGGGTCGCGTCGCCGGGTCAGCAGGCCGTCGGCCTCCATGCCGTTGAGGTGGTGAGTCAGGGTCGCCCCCTGGATGCCCACGGCGGCCGCGAGCTCGCGCTGGTTCGCAGTCGATCGGGTCTTCAACGCCAGTAGCACCTGCCAGGTCGGCAACGAGCCACCGGCAGCGGCCAGCGCGGCGTCGAACGCCCGGCTGACGGCGCGCGCGGTGTTGGTCAACTGCACGCCGATCGGTGGCCCGGGTGGACCGGATGGCTTGGCAGGCACGCCTCGACCATAACAGAATCCTTCGGCATCGAACGCATTGACACCTAATCATTCGATATCTAACGTTCAAGGCCTACGGGCAGGCCAACGATGCGAAGGAGAGATCGATGACCACGACGACGACCGAGGCACAGATCAGGGAACTCGGCGAGCGCTGGGCCGACGCCGAGCAACGCGGCGACGTGGCACTCCTGGACGAACTCAGCGTGGACGAGTTCGCCATGGTGGGCCCGGCCGGCTTCATTCTCGACAAGCCCCAGTGGCTCCACCGTTACCGGGCCGGCGACCTGGTGACCCACTCGCTGGAGTGGGACGAACTCGCTGTCCGCGACTTCGGGGGCACCGCCCTCGTCATCGGGCGGCACACTCAGCGAGCCGCCTACCGGGGCAACCCTGCCGACGGGAGTTTCCGAGCCACTCACATCGCCGTACGCCGGGACGGTCGTTGGCGGCTCGCAGGGATCCACATGAGCCCGATCGCCGGCCCGCCGCCATCCACCGCCGCCCAGACTCGGGAGGACCTGTCGTGAAGCTGAGCGTCACCATCTCCGAGTACACCTGGCCGGACGGACCCAGCCGGCTGGCTGCCCACCTGGGAGACGTCGCTCACGCGGCGGACGAATTGGGCTTGGACACCGTGTGGGTACCCGACCACCTGCTGCAGGGCGTGCCGGGCACCTCGCTGGAGGACGAGATGCTCAAGGCCACCCTCGGCGAGGCGGTCTCCGCTGCGGCAACGATCCCAACTTCCAGGACGCCTTGCTCGCCAACCCCCGGTTGACAGCACTGGCCCGGAACCCGTTTGACGGCACGACACAGGTCCGCGACCCTGTGCCGGTGGGCAGGATCCGCGAGGAGGCCGTGACCGTCGACGACGGCGCCCGGCTGTGGACCATGACGTCCGGGCCGTCACACGCCGCACCAGTGGTGTTGTGCCACGGCGGTCCAGGGTTGTGGGACAACCTCGGACCGGTTGCCGCCATGCTGGACTCGACACGTCTCGTACATCGGTACGACCATCGCGGCTGTGGACGGTCCACCGGCCCGGACGACTACCGGCTGGAGCGGGCGGTCGCCGACCTCGACGCGCTGCGCCGGCACTGGGGCCACGAGCGGTGGACGGTGTTCGGGCACTCGTGGGGAGCGACCCTCGCCCTGGTGTACGCGTGGACACATCCTGATCGCGTGCACACGCTGGTCTACTGCGACGGCGTCGGCCCGGGCTCGGAATGGCGTGAGCCCAACCGAGCGGAGGTCGCCCGACGTCTGACTCCTGAGCAGATCCACCGCCGGGACGCCCTCGAACGGCAGGAGCGTAGTTGGGAGGAGGAGGTCGAGTTCCGCACGCTGTACTGGCTGCCCGACCACGCCGACCGATCGAGGGCGGAGGAGTGGGCGCGGGCGGAGGCGTTGGCTCCGTACGACATCAACTGGCGGGCCAACGCAAGCCTCGCCCGCGCTGCTCCGGACGTGGTGACCAACGCGGCGAAGGTGACCGCGCCGACGCTTCTCGTCCACGGGGAGCACGACCCGCGTCCGATCGCCAACGTCGCAAGGCTCGTCGGCCTGATGCCGAACGCGACGCTCGCCCCGATTGCCAATGCCGGCCACTCGCCGTGGCTGGAGGCGCCGGGCGACCTCGCCGCCCGACTCACCGCGTTCCTCGGCGAGCACAACTGAGCGCGATCTCAACGGCGCCGTGCGACCACGCGGGTGAACCCCAGCAGCCGCCCGGCGTCGGCGCGCAGCATCTCGGCATCCTCCCGCGGCTCGCCATAGTCGCGGTCGCATACGTCGTTCCAGTGCAGCCAGTCCTCCCAGCCGCGGGGTAGCCGGTCGGCGAGGTCGACGGCGACCTGGCCGGTCTTCTCCCAGTGACGGCGCCACCAGTCCGGGCTGTGGAAGGAGCAGAAGTCCCACTTCCAGTAGGGCGACAGATGTGCGGGCGGGTACGACGGTGGTTCCTCGGCGAGACCTGGGACCACCATGCCGATCAGGCCGCCGGGCTTGACGAACTGTGCGTAGTAGCCGAGGTACAGGTCGTCGGTTCCGAAGTAGTGGTAGGCGTCGATGCTGACCAGGGCGTCGAAGAAGCCTTCCTCGAAAGGAAGTGCGTGTGCCTCGGCGTGGACCGGATGCACGCGGCCACGTAGGTCGGCCTCCTCGATGCGCGACCAGTTCTCCGCCGGGTCGATCCACAGGTCGGTGGCCCACACCCGCACGTCGAACTCACGGGCGAGGAAGATCGACGTGAGCGCCTTGCCGCAGCCCATGTCCAGGACTCGCATGCCGGGTTCGAGCGGCATGACGTCAGTGAGTGACTCGGCCAGCCACACGGGGTTGGGCCCCATGGCGTTGTCGACCATCCAACGGGCGGAGTATCGCCCCGACCGGGGATGGCGCTCGTTCGTCAGCAACCGTGTCAGCTCGTCGTCCTCCACGCCGCGGAGTCTGGCGAGGCCATACGCGCGAGGCAACCGAATTAGGGTCCGTTCCGC encodes:
- a CDS encoding acyltransferase, giving the protein MSSSVAASAEAVAAPESTTTDRPARRYVPWLSWVRVAAAIAVVSGHVCTHLVWEWGKVSDREWHFGNLVAATSRFSVPLFVMASGAVLLQAGRNQSLRDFYARRASRLAIPLVAWSVFYIWFGRWMTDVDLVWTDFSKLLLLGRPYYHLYFLFVIVGLYLITPYLRIFVNAAPRRYLVTATALIMAMTFFDKLHRVLNGLSLEPNAFSYFLPWIGYYLLGYVLLTMPMPAGRRRVGWIAGVTFVVTMLANAMGNWVMHMAFGNRYGLMLYHHHLLGPMIMAIAAVFLMRAIFGDGEPVDPSRDRAADKPKKRPVGQRLADLTLGIYLMHPIPIAFIREYQPRFSSPWSSIGYHSAGIVAVLAVCAGTAWLLLRIPYVRRLA
- a CDS encoding L,D-transpeptidase family protein, with translation MRHRRFAAVLAAVVLAVAALGGVAYGAGLPPFAHKTPATTDSSARAHRPVAGLPRPSPTPSAAEKAPAEPTATPRATRPTPTPKPSRTPTATPTPTATEKPSPKPTTKPKPEALMSVGARTDQVRELEARLHQLDWLSTEWVDGYFGTSTRQAVYGYQGKHGLEPLGYVDSATWRSLREVSRTPTHDELYPPKPKPHSAPLDPRCTTGRTVCIDKSTRSLRWVVDGNVRLTMDVRFGCPSSPTREGLFHIRAKVRHGYSNMYDSSMPFSMFFSGDEAVHYSSDFAARGYNGCSHGCVNVRNWNALAQLFGEARVGDKVVVYWS
- a CDS encoding nuclear transport factor 2 family protein, whose protein sequence is MTTTTTEAQIRELGERWADAEQRGDVALLDELSVDEFAMVGPAGFILDKPQWLHRYRAGDLVTHSLEWDELAVRDFGGTALVIGRHTQRAAYRGNPADGSFRATHIAVRRDGRWRLAGIHMSPIAGPPPSTAAQTREDLS
- a CDS encoding transporter substrate-binding domain-containing protein, coding for MTAGTAAISKDLAPTGALRASINLGNPVLAQGTPANPSGVTVDIAHEVATRLELPVRLLCFDAARTSYGAMAAGDADLCFLAIEPAREAEVAFTGPYVVIEGVFVVPRDSPLSSVADVDRPGVRIGVKRGSAYDLYLSRTLRHAEVVRGDEGVEVFREHGLDAGAGIRQPLSEFVVAHPEFRLIDERFMQIRQAVGTTRDRAPETVRFLRELVEELKADGFVAESLRRAGLPDALVAPAEP
- a CDS encoding GYD domain-containing protein, which produces MPKFLVQATYTTKGSEGLVKEGGTGRRDAVEQVTKQLGGKVESTYFAFGDVDLYSILDFPDNVSMAAVALAVKASGAIQTKATVLLTPEEIDAAAKKSVEFRPPGA
- a CDS encoding HNH endonuclease signature motif containing protein yields the protein MSSRFQVSSGVGGGGRPPHPLLAALELLAAANDVVLSTSVVSLTAEQAGQALEVLGREVARLQAAQLKVVRQAEACDVGRLTGAPNAAVYLRTALRMSKHESSATVGLARDLDREVPSTGEALGRGAVSVRQAQVIADAVKKLPDYVGPEERVEAEGFLIEAARFHNPDELRVLGTKLLERIAPEEYYRQLGEELARKDRTAEQKRSLRYSPNGVAQSESVHISLPAWEMELLRKLIEPLAEPVKGADPDHRPIDQRRGDAFAELLSLLAAAAQAPVRGGRPPQVAVTIPLEALLKGTGAGTVDDTATVIRPRPCTCPCTDPKYAKQSTKKPAEAGEPTSTEAGGQEEEQADQEKRRPPGTDAPADGIPPPRERGHRSQPHSEPEASTGADPETGPDPEDDAAPEGVAGPGTAVDPHDGCPTCGGGGSARYLGADGKPISVATVRRLACEADLIPVVLGGDGQVLDLGRSDRFFKEHQRRALAIRDGHHCNFPGCQIPEPRCITHHMTAWDHGGPTDLANGVLLCRHHHVTVHHKGWQVRMGTHGHPEYTPPEWSDPKRRVLRS
- a CDS encoding C1 family peptidase, yielding MSVDVAAIVSVLEAIGAAWQAGETSQTILSDHAQRVRLGCVPEPGQPSAQERERISQIRLGRHMRALAAQTAPGAVDWRNHDGGNYVTPIKDQGNCGSCVAFGVSAAVDANMRITRGLPLSHPEAGILQDISEAQLYFRNGRTCADGWDVPPAMSYCQGIGVVPESSYPYTGKDQTAYLPNDYAQVITRISQVRTLTDHADMKSWLEQHGPLVTYFTVYEDFQAYRGGIYTHEHGDYQGLHCVCVIGYDDSRGAWLCKNQWGTGWGESGYFWIQYGQCGIDATMWAVDGFDVLYSAKPSAATTLTGFAVHGSASRLYYLGEEQHVHELGWNTGWYQSDVTTRATGAPRVGRAPMTGFAVDGNDSRVYYLTDDGSVHELWWSGDNYWDNGWHATNLTAVTGADRARPGSGMCSFGIGGTASRVYYISADGHIHELSWSGNWYHGDVSALTGAPPAVTGSGLTGFAINGSSPCVYYIGEEGHVHELSWSGQTWRHLDVSALTGAPFATAASGIASVAYNGDSPRVYYISADGHVRELSWSNGWYAGDVTGATGAGPAAVGTAVTAFGHAGSNIWIYYLAEGGNVNELGWQGNWFHNDLTAITQSPPAAPVSALQAFGRDGTNPRVYYQTWDGHLHELFWESHWGQADLTGMPTG
- a CDS encoding LLM class flavin-dependent oxidoreductase, whose product is MKLSVTISEYTWPDGPSRLAAHLGDVAHAADELGLDTVWVPDHLLQGVPGTSLEDEMLKATLGEAVSAAATIPTSRTPCSPTPG
- a CDS encoding MarR family winged helix-turn-helix transcriptional regulator produces the protein MPAKPSGPPGPPIGVQLTNTARAVSRAFDAALAAAGGSLPTWQVLLALKTRSTANQRELAAAVGIQGATLTHHLNGMEADGLLTRRRDPANRRVHLVELTDEGEAAFRRLRDVAVAHDRRLRAGLDDRELEVVRGVLARMLANVTEGTTAGDHS
- a CDS encoding alpha/beta hydrolase family protein; the encoded protein is MTPASGGGRTLPLVVDLHGGPIGAFQAGDVGNMAGWCARGFAAFRPEFRSSGILGPDAMWQAFRGAGLPCSDLEVEEVLAGVAAVADTGLLDTDRMFAIGHSYGAYLLNRIVTTDHPFRAAVCWEGIADLRLLDAASLRTQSRWRGGTPADRPDVWAAASPVERAAQVRVPMLLIYGEHGLAVPHGENWLTALRRHGVRSEYVVYANEGHVMTDPRNEADLLDRARTWFLSVL